A genomic region of Aspergillus oryzae RIB40 DNA, chromosome 1 contains the following coding sequences:
- a CDS encoding Zn(II)2Cys6 transcription factor (predicted protein), protein MLSMQKSSAFVFTPTELDSSHRHQSNSTRSGSFSENPALADCPFIDDSSVSHRASISTDGLSNESLESWDGDGPSASSPVPELEVKIHDVSQSLHSTFPPTTTATFTFNMVTSHESDVSMDDVTPKIEELDDADELQSIKPLGVDPMANANSEVTATPVNVPRKRGRPRKHPLPIPGGQLKITKGRSKTGCITCRRRKKKCDETKPSCLNCQKNAVVCEGYPKKEVWKSGKQKLEDAARAQSMVSRSLPFLIDGIEDDTDRRFLDHFVYGFSRVLTLINDDSNPFKEILLPMATQHRGLMHSLMCLSGSHLSGLDPEPKFIARKYHHFHCAIQDLQHNLLIKASSKPSNPGEEPDLLVEDPIIASTIALSLNTICEGETKGEYRMHMDAAKHLLKHQKPRNEKFRQFIVEFFQYHDVSNSVTSLDRRPAHLNGDLRLPDFVPHAQAGMFLGVFDGLFNYISEVTRLRDKIRQRHNEGYEPAVDYQILSEAVSIDSAIRLWETSYPPNTANWSLAQLYRQSTWVYLYRTIRPSQPGDKIGQVVDDGLEYLDQLPQDAGAYSIVLMPLFLLGCSAFLQHQRERIQKGFETLKSYSNLRNIEPAFKVVEKVWEVMDSNIEESWDWEKIIKDMDMDFLIT, encoded by the exons ATGTTGTCCATGCAAAAAAGCTCTGCTTTTGTGTTTACTCCGACGGAACTTGACAGCAGCCACCGTCATCAAAGCAACTCCACCCGCTCGGGCAGTTTTTCGGAAAACCCCGCTCTCGCCGACTGTCCCTTCATAGACGACTCTTCGGTCTCCCATCGTGCCAGTATTAGTACCGATGGCCTTTCCAATGAGTCTCTCGAATCCTGGGACGGCGACGGTCCGTCTGCCAGCTCACCTGTTCCGGAACTGGAGGTGAAGATCCACGACGTGTCGCAGTCGCTCCACTCGACTTTCCCTCCCACAACAACCGCCACATTTACTTTCAACATGGTTACATCTCACGAGTCTGATGTCTCCATGGACGATGTGACTCCCAAAATCGAAGAGTTGGACGATGCAGATGAGTTGCAGAGTATAAAACCTTTGGGGGTGGACCCGATGGCCAATGCGAACTCGGAGGTCACGGCTACTCCCGTCAATGTTCCACGGAAACGTGGGCGACCTCGCAAACATCCTCTCCCGATTCCTGGAGGCCAGCTCAAAATCACCAAAGGTCGCTCCAAGACAGGTTGCATAACCTGCCGCagacgaaagaagaaatgcGACGAAACCAAGCCATC TTGTCTGAACTGCCAAAAGAATGCGGTTGTCTGTGAAGGATATCCTAAGAAGGAGGTATGGAAGAGTGGAAAGCAGAAGCTAGAAGACG CAGCCCGGGCCCAGTCTATGGTCTCTCGctcccttcccttcttgaTCGACGGAATCGAAGACGATACTGATCGGCGCTTCTTGGACCACTTTGTCTACGGATTCAGTCGCGTTTTGACATTGATCAATGATGACTCGAACCCCTTCAAGGAGATCCTCCTTCCCATGGCTACACAACACCGGGGGCTAATGCATTCGCTTATGTGCCTATCCGGCTCACACCTGTCGGGATTGGACCCAGAGCCGAAGTTTATAGCTCGCAAATACCACCATTTCCATTGCGCGATCCAAGATCTGCAGCACAACCTCCTTatcaaagcttcttcaaaacCGAGCAATCCGGGAGAGGAGCCCGACCTCCTAGTTGAGGATCCAATAATTGCGTCGACAATAGCGCTCAGTTTGAACACGATATGTGAAGGTGAAACTAAAGGGGAATACCGGATGCATATGGATGCCGCAAAGCATCTTCTAAAGCACCAGAAACCGAGGAACGAAAAATTCCGGCAGTTCATTGTTGAGTTCTTTCAATACCACGATGTTTCCAACTCGGTCACCTCGCTGGACCGACGACCGGCCCATCTAAATGGCGACCTTCGACTACCCGACTTTGTGCCACACGCACAGGCGGGAATGTTTCTAGGGGTATTTGATGGGCTCTTCAACTACATCTCCGAAGTGACCAGGTTGCGAGACAAGATCAGGCAGCGACACAATGAAGGGTATGAGCCTGCGGTTGACTACCAGATATTGAGTGAGGCCGTCTCGATTGACTCCGCTATCCGGCTTTGGGAAACGTCCTATCCGCCAAACACTGCGAACTGGTCTCTGGCACAGCTTTATCGGCAGTCGACCTGGGTGTACCTCTATCGTACTATTCGCCCCTCGCAACCAGGTGACAAGATAGGTCAAGTGGTGGATGATGGCCTGGAATACTTGGATCAGCTCCCACAGGACGCTGGCGCTTACAGCATTGTCCTGATGCCGTTGTTCCTCCTCGGGTGCTCGGCGTTTTTGCAGCACCAGCGGGAGCGAATCCAGAAAGGATTCGAAACACTCAAATCCTACTCTAACCTTCGCAACATCGAACCTGCATTCAAAGTCGTAGAAAAGGTGTGGGAAGTCATGGACTCCAACATCGAGGAAAGTTGGGATTGGGAgaaaatcatcaaggatatggatatggattTTCTCATTACCTGA
- a CDS encoding putative ABC efflux transporter (pleiotropic drug resistance proteins (PDR1-15), ABC superfamily) has product MTAEDICPLDDPKHGVNVESLQDQAAAFDLSFREVQPVDIRVKDLSLEVDISPPIWETAPSQIWRRLRGKTTTDARKTVLDGIDAYMPSGSLTAIIGSSGSGKTSLLNLMAGRMGMTKASVAGTTTFNGDANIESVRSAYVMQEDVLIPTLTVRETLRYSADLRLPPPTTQEERHQTVEQVIMELGLKECADTRIGTNIHKGCSGGEKRRTSIGVQMLANPSVLFCDEPTTGLDATSAFQIVRTLKRLAQKGRTVIISIHAPRSEIWSLFDNVVLLARGSVLYSGLSSRSLSYFENHGHVIPPFVNPAEFLIDLAAIDNRTEELEAASLARVDFLKTSWRTEEKTEKEVLGSRKDDEKSITRAQAIPIARAVSFSRQFRVLTSRTFKTTIRDPMGLAGSLLEAVGMGVISGWIFLQLDESQAGIRSRQGSLYTSSSLNGYLILLYETYRLTIDIRQFDRERTEGVVGVPAFLLSRRAARLPLEDLPVPIIFAVIFYFMVGYRLSVGQFFIFLALTILTHYIAITFAAVSIGIARSFPGASLVGNLSFTVQSFACGYFVQSNQIPVYVRWLKWVAYTFYIFGALCANEFIGPNGPPEGQFYDCPFSDDPNDPACTQYTGRYIMESLGFPPNWIWRPIVVLVAFVVGHYLLAGILLQYNHFAMDIAQARKSDKDTSTGVEKMAVRPAEEARKVVISLDKYALDIRKRGLFGRGSRTLSILKPITAEFRPGNLNVIMGPSGSGKTSLLNSVARRLHGSLSTQYRVHGDMLYNGAVPSESVIRSVTSFVTQDDDALMPSLTVRESLRFAAGLRLPLWMSREEKNRRAEEVLLKMGLKECADNLIGSELIKGISGGEKRRVTIAIQILTDPKVLLLDEPTSGLDAFTAMSIIEVLKGLAEEGRTLVMTIHQARSDLFQHFSSVLLLARGGYPVYAGDGATMLSHFGALGYHCPQTTNPADFVLDLITVDLQQVDREAVTRERVQKLILSWDDKTFDLGRQTSHIATPAELGSLKRQMLPFRITYPLVLRRSAINFWRQPPLVMARSMQVVGIGIIMALFFAPLKNDYAAVQSRMGFIQEFGALYFVGALTKNRAGMLQNIAIYPNERDVFYREEADHCYSAETFILQYTTLEVPFEILSSLIFGVLAAYADNLGRSATMFLITAYNCFCIVSCGESLGIMFCTLFSHVGFAVNVTSILLSIANILGGVMSLNVNEVLQGLNHLSPVKYAVANLAPYAMRDQEFVCTAAQRLADGSCPIQNGQQVLRLYNLDKNGAINVMALGVCTIIYRVVAYGLVKAMRWERK; this is encoded by the exons ATGACTGCCGAGGACATTTGCCCCCTGGATGACCCAAAACATGGCGTCAATGTTGAAAGTTTACAAGACCAAGCGGCCGCATTTGACTTGTCCTTTCGCGAAGTCCAGCCCGTTGATATCCGCGTGAAGGATCTAtctcttgaagttgatatctCTCCGCCGATATGGGAAACTGCCCCGTCACAGATATGGCGCCGTCTACGCGGAAAGACGACGACCGATGCGCGTAAAACCGTGCTGGATGGAATCGACGCCTACATGCCGAGTGGCAGTTTGACGGCGATCATTGGTAGTAGCGGATCTGGGAAGACATCATTGCTCAACCTTATGGCAGGCAGGATGGGCATGACCAAGGCCAGTGTCGCAGGGACCACGACGTTCAATGGCGATGCCAATATTGAGAGCGTTCGCAGTGCCTACGTTATGCAGGAAGATGTGCTTATTCCCACACTGACGGTCCGAGAAACTCTGCGGTACTCGGCCGATCTACGGCTCCCGCCGCCCACTACACAGGAGGAGCGCCATCAAACCGTGGAACAAGTCATCATGGAGTTAGGCTTGAAAGAATGCGCCGATACGCGGATAGGCACCAATATCCACAAGGGCTGCAGTGGAGGTGAGAAGAGACGCACGAGCATTGGGGTGCAGATGTTGGCAAACCCCTCGGTACTCTTCTGCGATGAACCGACCACTGGCCTAGACGCGACAAGTGCCTTTCAAATTGTCCGAACGTTGAAACGGCTCGCCCAAAAAGGGAGAACAGTCATCATTTCGATCCACGCTCCTCGCTCAGAGATCTGGAGTCTTTTTGATAATGTTGTTCTCCTAGCGCGGGGGTCGGTCCTTTATAGTGGACTGTCAAGCCGGTCTTTGAGTTACTTTGAAAATCATGGCCATGTGATTCCTCCTTTCGTCAATCCAGCGGAGTTTTTGATCGATCTTGCGGCTATTGATAACCGCACAGAGGAGTTGGAAGCAGCGTCACTCGCGAGAGTTGATTTTCTCAAAACTTCGTGGAGAACTGAAGAGAAGACCGAGAAGGAAGTGTTGGGATCCCGAAAAGATGACGAGAAGTCAATCACGCGGGCACAAGCCATACCGATAGCGAGAGCTGTATCATTCAGTCGGCAGTTCCGTGTCCTCACCTCTCGTACATTCAAGACAACAATTCGCGATCCTATGGGTCTCGCGGGCAGTCTCCTTGAGGCTGTCGGCATGGGTGTCATCAGCGGTTGGATCTTCTTGCAGTTGGACGAGAGCCAAGCGGGGATTCGCTCCCGACAAGGAAGCCTTTATACCTCAAGCAGTCTAAACGgatatctcattctcctttATGAGACATACAGACTAACGATCGACATACGGCAGTTCGACCGAGAAAGAACGGAAGGTGTAGTGGGGGTCCCGGCTTTCTTACTGAGTAGACGAGCAGCGAGACTGCCTTTGGAAGATCTCCCTGTTCCGATTATCTTCGCTGTAATTTTCTATTTCATGGTGGGGTACCGTCTGAGTGTGGGCCaattctttatctttctgGCCCTCACGATCCTCACTCATTATATTGCCATAACTTTTGCGGCTGTTTCCATCGGCATTGCCAGGAGCTTCCCTGGAGCTAGTCTTGTTGGCAACCTCTCGTTTACAGTGCAATCATTCGCGTGCGGCTACTTCGTGCAGTCAAATCAGATTCCGGTCTATGTGCGTTGGCTAAAGTGGGTGGCGTATacattctatatctttgGGGCGTTATGTGCCAATGAGTTTATTGGCCCTAACGGGCCGCCCGAAGGCCAGTTCTACGATTGTCCCTTCTCCGACGATCCCAATGACCCTGCGTGCACGCAATACACGGGTCGGTATATCATGGAGAGCCTGGGATTTCCTCCTAATTGGATATGGCGGCCGATAGTGGTATTAGTGGCGTTTGTCGTTGGCCATTACCTCCTGGCTGGCATTCTTCTACAGTACAACCACTTTGCAATGGATATAGCACAGGCACGGAAGTCCGATAAAGATACGAGTACTggggtggagaagatggccgtCCGACCAGCCGAGGAAGCGCGCAAAGTAGTCATATCACTAGACAAATATGCGCTCGACATACGAAAACGGGGACTCTTCGGACGAGGATCGCGAACACTGTCTATACTCAAGCCCATCACCGCAGAGTTTCGGCCAGGTAACCTGAACGTAATTATGGGCCCCTCGGGCAGCGGGAAGACGTCGCTCCTCAACTCTGTTGCGCGACGACTACATGGTTCCTTGAGCACCCAGTACCGGGTCCATGGCGATATGCTATACAATGGGGCTGTTCCGTCTGAGAGCGTCATCCGGTCTGTCACGTCGTTTGTGACCCAAGATGACGATGCATTGATGCCGTCACTAACAGTGCGCGAGAGTCTTCGATTCGCGGCGGGACTAAGATTGCCCCTCTGGATGTCACGAGAGGAGAAAAACCGCCGGGCGGAAGAGGTCCTGCTCAAGATGGGGTTGAAAGAGTGTGCCGACAATCTGATTGGGAGCGAACTAATCAAAGGAATCAGCGGCGGAGAGAAAAGGCGTGTCACGATCGCCATTCAGATCCTGACCGACCCGAAAGTGTTACTGCTCGATGAGCCCACTTCAGGTCTAGATGCTTTTACGGCCATGTCTATCATTGAAGTCCTCAAGGGACTCGCGGAAGAGGGGCGCACTCTGGTTATGACCATCCATCAGGCCCGGTCGGATTTGTTCCAGCATTTCTCCAGtgttctgcttcttgcgCGAGGGGGCTATCCGGTGTATGCGGGCGACGGCGCAACGATGTTGTCACACTTTGGGGCATTGGGATACCACTGTCCGCAGACAACCAACCCAGCCGACTTCGTGCTGGACCTGATTACGGTGGACCTACAACAAGTAGACCGAGAAGCGGTGACCCGCGAAAGGGTCCAgaagctcatcctcagcTGGGATGACAAAACTTTCGATCTCGGACGGCAAACATCTCATATCGCTACTCCCGCCGAACTGGGCAGCCTGAAGCGACAGATGCTCCCATTCCGGATCACATACCCCTTGGTGCTACGCCGGTCAGCGATCAATTTCTGGCGACAGCCACCGCTCGTCATGGCACGGTCAATGCAGGTAGTGGGGATTGGAATTATCATGGCATTGTTCTTTGCGCCCTTGAAGAACGATTACGCCGCGGTGCAATCACGGATGGGCTTCATCCAGGAGTTTGGCGCTTTGTACTTTGTGGGTGC ACTAACAAAAAACCGGGCAGGAATGCTTCAAAACATCGCCATCTACCCCAACGAACGCGATGTGTTCTACCGCGAGGAGGCCGACCATTGTTACTCGGCTGAGACATTCATACTGCAGTACACCACGCTGGAGGTGCCCTTCGAGATACTGTCGTCCCTCATCTTCGGCGTCCTGGCCGCATACGCGGATAACCTCGGGCGCAGTGCCACGATGTTCCTTATCACCGCGTACAACTGTTTCTGCATCGTCAGCTGCGGTGAGTCGCTGGGCATCATGTTCTGCACGCTCTTCTCGCACGTTGGGTTCGCCGTCAACGTGACGTCAATCTTGCTCTCCATCGCGAACATCTTAGGCGGTGTTATGAGCTTGAACGTCAACGAGGTTCTCCAAGGGCTTAACCACCTCTCGCCCGTCAAATATGCCGTCGCCAACCTGGCGCCCTATGCTATGCGGGACCAGGAGTTCGTGTGTACGGCAGCGCAGCGATTGGCGGATGGAAGCTGTCCAATCCAGAACGGACAGCAGGTGCTCCGACTCTACAACCTCGACAAGAACGGGGCGATCAATGTAATGGCCTTAGGTGTTTGTACGATAATTTATCGGGTGGTCGCTTACGGGCTGGTGAAGGCAATGcggtgggaaaggaaataa
- a CDS encoding putative extracellular thaumatin domain protein (predicted protein) encodes MMFTKTITLAALASLAAALPTANPVKRSGGVNIVNNLGETVYAWSVSDRVSNMHTLSANGGNYQESWQTNDNGGGISIKLSNTQEQSNVLQFEYTQSGDTIYWDMSCIDLSGDNVFTKYGFSVTPSSTSDNCPSVNCAAGDTACAEAYLKPNDDHATHGCPIDTSFSSELNPLRLVNMIPTTNMGNGVRYGSGETGKGKN; translated from the exons ATGATGTTCACCAAGACTATCACTTTGGCCGCTCTTGCCAGCCTCGCTGCTGCTCTCCCCACTGCCAACCCTGTCAAGCGCAGCGGCGGTGTCAACATTGTCAACAACCTGGGTGAAACCGTTTACGCGTGGTCTGTTTCTGATAGAGTCAGTAACATGCATACCCTTTCTGCGAACGGTGGCAACTACCAGGAATCCTGGCAAACCAACGACAACGGTGGTGGCATCTCCATCAAGTTGTCCAACACCCAGGAGCAGTCCAACGTGCTCCAGTTCGAGTACACTCAGTCCGGTGACACCATCTACTGGGACATGAGCTGCATCGACCTCAGCGGGGACAACGTCTTCACCAAGTACGGTTTCTCCGTGACTCCCTCCAGCACCTCCGACAACTGTCCCTCTGTCAACTGTGCTGCCGGCGACACTGCCTGCGCCGAGGCTTACCTCAAGCCCAACGATGACCACGCTACTCACGGCTGCCCCATTGACACCTCCTTCAGT AGTGAATTGAATCCCTTACGACTGGTAAATATGATTCCCACGACGAATATGGGCAACGGAGTTCGGTACGGTTCCGGGGAaactgggaaaggaaaaaattGA
- a CDS encoding Sec23/Sec24 family protein (vesicle coat complex COPII, subunit SFB3), with protein MADQSMYNTLGQGTSPAEDPSNPNRMAHQVPPQSQPAAGFPPGPYPPQPGAYYGNPPPNQYDAPAAAPPTQQLQSPPPRGLAPSPQLAYGTETQTHMGAPADPMAGLASQMSGLGIMGDSGARPGKKKHRHAHHEIGGATASAPQQFAGMPQAGMQPSSQFLNTGLNQAPRPISPAAGVPPAGIVPQPGVPAPGSGSVPTQGKIDPEQIPSIPQSRDIPTMYYFDHIYPTMERHLPPPAAVPFVAHDQGNSSPKHARLTLNNIPTTSDFLSSTALPLGMVLQPLARLDPGEPEVPVLDFGEMGPPRCRRCRAYINPFMTFRSGGNKFVCNMCTFPNDVAPEYFAPLDMSGARVDRLQRPELMIGTVEFMVPKEYWNKEPVGLQRLFLIDVSQESVNRGFLKGVCKGITEALYGAPDASEEDAAARRVPEGSKIGIVTYDREVHFYNLSAQLDQAQMMVMTDLEEPFVPLSEGLFVDPYESKDIITSLLHRIPKIFSHIKKPEPALLPALNAAMSALQATGGKIFASICSLPTWGPGALHMRDDPKVHGTDAERKLFTTDNQAWRTTAGKMAEHGIGVDMFVAAPGGTYVDVATIGHVAEVSGGETFFYPNFHAPRDILKLSQEFAHAVTRETGYQAMMKVRCSNGLQVSAYHGNFIQHALGADLEIGSIDADKAIGVMFSYDGKLDPKLDAHFQAALLYTTAEGQRRVRCINVVAAVNEGGLETMKFIDQDCVVSIMAKEAAAKTVDKSLKDIRASITEKTVDIFSGYRKVFSGSHPPGQLVLPENLKEFSMYMLALIKSRAFKGGQEASDRRIHDMRMLRSIGATELALYLYPRVIPIHNMQPEDGFPNEQGQLQVPPSLRASFSKIEEGGAYLVDNGQICLLWLHSRVSPNLLEDLLGPGQSSLQGLNPQTSSLPVLETHLNAQVRNLLQYFSTMRGSKSVAIQLARQGLDGAEYEFARLLVEDRNNEAQSYVDWLVHIHRQINLELAGHRKREDTSAEGSLTSLAGLRAPYW; from the exons ATGGCAGACCAATCAATGTATAACACTCTCGGTCAGGGAACCTCTCCCGCTGAAGACCCCTCGAATCCGAATCGAATGGCTCACCAAGTTCCTCCACAATCACAACCTGCTGCCGGATTTCCTCCCGGTCCTTACCCTCCTCAGCCTGGAGCTTACTACGGGAACCCTCCCCCAAACCAATATGATGCACCTGCTGCAGCACCACCAACACAGCAGCTGCAATCTCCACCTCCGCGGGGCCTGGCACCTAGTCCTCAACTTGCCTACGGTACCGAGACACAGACACATATGGGAGCACCCGCAGACCCAATGGCAGGATTGGCTTCGCAAATGAGCGGCTTGGGAATAATGGGGGATAGCGGCGCCCGtccaggaaagaagaagcacCGACATGCGCACCATGAAATTGGGGGAGCTACTGCTTCGGCGCCTCAGCAGTTTGCCGGAATGCCACAGGCAGGCATGCAGCCTTCATCCCAGTTCCTGAATACTGGGTTGAATCAGGCACCACGTCCGATTTCACCCGCCGCTGGTGTTCCGCCAGCGGGGATTGTCCCTCAGCCAGGTGTTCCAGCcccaggctcaggctcagtCCCTACCCAGGGCAAGATAGATCCGGAGCAGATTCCAAGCATCCCCCAGTCTCGCGACATACCGACAATGTACTACTTCGACCATATTTATCCGACGATGGAACGACACCTGCCCCCTCCGGCAGCTGTGCCCTTCGTGGCCCACGACCAAGGAAACTCATCCCCTAAGCATGCCCGCCTGACATtgaacaacatccccaccacctccgactttctctcttccaccgcTCTGCCCCTAGGAATGGTTCTACAACCCCTGGCTCGCCTCGACCCAGGCGAGCCCGAGGTACCAGTGCTCGATTTTGGCGAAATGGGTCCTCCGCGATGCCGCAGGTGCAGGGCGTACATCAATCCCTTTATGACGTTTAGGTCCGGAGGAAATAAGTTTGTCTGTAACATGTGCACCTTCCCCAATGATGTAGCACCAGAATACTTTGCCCCACTTGATATGTCCGGGGCGCGTGTCGACCGTCTGCAACGCCCGGAGTTGATGATTGGTACAGTCGAGTTCATGGTCCCGAAGGAGTACTGGAACAAGGAGCCTGTCGGTCTCCAGCGGCTCTTCTTGATTGACGTCAGTCAAGAATCGGTGAACCGAGGTTTCCTAAAGGGGGTGTGCAAAGGGATCACAGAAGCTTTATACGGCGCTCCAGATGCTTCCGAAGAGGATGCAGCAGCGCGACGAGTGCCTGAGGGCTCGAAGATTGGTATTGTCACCTACGATAGAGAAGTGCACTTCTACAATCTCAGC GCCCAACTTGATCAAGCacagatgatggtgatgacggATTTGGAGGAACCATTCGTTCCTTTAAGCGAGGGGCTGTTTGTAGATCCCTACGAATCAAA GGATATCATTACTTCTCTGCTACATCGAATCCCCAAGATATTCTCACACATAAAGAAACCTGAGCCAGCTCTACTCCCAGCTCTCAATGCAGCAATGTCTGCTCTGCAAGCTACCGGTGGAAAGATTTTCGCGTCTATATGCAGCTTACCTACTTGGGGCCCCGGCGCCTTGCATATGAGGGACGACCCTAAAGTGCATGGCACGGATGCGGAACGGAAACTATTCACCACAGACAACCAGGCATGGAGAACAACCGCTGGAAAGATGGCCGAACATGGCATCGGTGTTGACATGTTCGTGGCGGCACCTGGCGGGACGTATGTTGATGTAGCTACGATAG GCCATGTTGCCGAAGTATCGGGCGGGGAGACATTCTTCTACCCCAATTTCCACGCTCCGCGAGACATACTGAAGCTTTCGCAGGAGTTCGCACATGCAGTTACTCGCGAGACAGGCTATCAGGCAATGATGAAGGTCCGTTGTTCCAACGGTCTCCAGGTATCGGCATATCATGGCAACTTTATACAACATGCGCTCGGGGCCGACCTGGAGATCGGATCAATTGATGCCGACAAGGCGATTGGTGTCATGTTCAGTTATGATGGCAAGCTTGACCCCAAACTGGATGCACACTTTCAAGCCGCCTTGCTGTATACTACGGCCGAAGGGCAGCGACGGGTGCGCTGTATCAACGTGGTGGCAGCAGTCAATGAAGGAGGCTTGGAAACGATGAAATTCATAGACCAGGATTGTGTTGTGAGCATTATGGCTAAAGAGG CGGCTGCCAAAACCGTGGACAAATCGCTCAAGGACATTCGGGCCAGCATTACAGAGAAGACCGTGGACATCTTCAGCGGCTACCGCAAGGTCTTCTCTGGGTCACACCCACCGGGGCAACTTGTACTCCCGGAGAACCTCAAAGAGTTTTCCATGTATATGCTGGCCTTGATCAAATCACGAGCATTCAAGG GCGGCCAAGAAGCATCGGACCGACGGATTCACGACATGCGGATGCTACGCTCGATTGGGGCCACCGAACTAGCCCTGTACCTGTATCCCCGGGTCATTCCGATCCACAACATGCAACCCGAAGATGGCTTCCCCAATGAGCAAGGCCAACTGCAGGTCCCACCGTCCCTTCGAGCCAGCTTCTCGAAGATTGAGGAGGGTGGGGCGTATCTCGTGGACAATGGCCAGATCTGTCTGTTGTGGCTCCATTCTCGGGTATCACCCAACCTGCTGGAGGATCTCCTTGGACCCGGGCAGTCGTCGCTTCAGGGACTCAACCCCCAGACGTCGTCGCTCCCAGTGTTGGAGACCCATTTGAATGCGCAGGTGCGCAATCTACTGCAGTACTTCTCGACCATGCGAGGGTCCAAGTCGGTTGCGATCCAGTTAGCTCGGCAAGGATTGGATGGGGCAGAGTATGAGTTCGCACGGTTACTGGTGGAGGACCGCAACAATGAAGCGCAGAGCTACGTGGATTGGCTGGTACACATTCATCGGCAAATCAACTTGGAGCTGGCGGGTCATCGCAAGCGCGAGGATACATCTGCCGAGGGTTCGTTGACCAGTCTCGCCGGTCTCCGCGCTCCGTACTGGTGA